The nucleotide window GGTCATGGACCTCGTGCGGCGGATGCGCGACCCCACGCCGGCCAAGCGCCCGGACGCGGTCACGGCCCTCGCCGAGCTGCGGGTGGCCCGCGACGCCCAGCCCCGGCGGCGCGCGCCGTTCGGCGGCAGGCTCAGGAACGCCCTGCGCCGCCTGTCGCGCCCCGCGCACCGGTGATTTGCGAGTCGATCCGGTCTCCCGGCCCGGGCCGGGAGGCCGATCGACGTCGATGACGGGACCTTCGTCCCTAACCCGCCCGCCGGTCGATCGCGCAGGCTTGCAGACATGAAGCTCGACTCGGCCGGCCTGGAGATCCTCAGCGGAGGAGAATGCCTGGACCTGCTGGCCTCCGCCCCCATCGGCAGGATCGTCTTCACCGATCGCGCCCTCCCCGCCGTCCAGCCGGTCAACTTCTGCCTGCTCGACGGGAACATCGTCATCCGCACCGCCGCCGGCTCCAAGCTCGCCGCCGCGGCACGCAACGCCATCGTGGCCTTCGAGGCCGACGACTTCGACGTGTCGTGCCGTACGGGGTGGTCGGTGACCGCGGTGGGTCCGGCCCGCGCGGTCTCGGAACCGGAGGAGATCGCC belongs to Microbispora sp. ZYX-F-249 and includes:
- a CDS encoding pyridoxamine 5'-phosphate oxidase family protein; this translates as MKLDSAGLEILSGGECLDLLASAPIGRIVFTDRALPAVQPVNFCLLDGNIVIRTAAGSKLAAAARNAIVAFEADDFDVSCRTGWSVTAVGPARAVSEPEEIARLSALPLTPWVPGNRDHFIVMAPEQISGRRLTR